The Bubalus kerabau isolate K-KA32 ecotype Philippines breed swamp buffalo chromosome X, PCC_UOA_SB_1v2, whole genome shotgun sequence genome has a segment encoding these proteins:
- the LOC129638968 gene encoding heat shock transcription factor, X-linked member 3-like, whose product MASQSSHESRAALLILSTDGEPAAGDTCDSSPDPTLDSGEALEKKGDQPKSPDPGLHDNPSPQGPNQEMAKEEENNAILGLSFPRKLWRIVEDAAFTSVHWNDEGDTVVIEADLFQIEVLQRRGMDQIFETDSIKSFIRELNLYGFRKVRPSSHSAGKKLLIYRNSNFQRDKPLLLQNIQRRGNPRTTSQPATGTTTPKRKKRVVATRHSPQFHHNEFTQKAGNKVQKGMPTARRTPSQCSFVFSDLWSVGSVAKWAGGNHLPNEQGGPSRAAGEGTSSNAVSLPSATAERDSPGKLPESPPVYPEHESVMTLYNTCYSILMAGLLVMEPDEAPEAEDEQGESSDYKCVLCEQLKNKPNP is encoded by the exons ATGGCTAGTCAGAGTTCCCATGAGTCACGGGCAGCCCTGCTGATCCTATCAACTGACGGGGAGCCTGCAGCAGGGGACACCTGTGATTCCTCCCCAGATCCAACCCTGGATTCAGGGGAGGCTTTGGAGAAGAAGGGTGACCAGCCCAAGAGCCCAGATCCAGGCCTCCATGACAATCCAAGCCCACAGGGCCCGAACCAAGAAATggccaaagaggaagagaacaaCGCCATCCTTGGGCTGTCCTTCCCCAGGAAGCTCTGGAGGATTGTGGAGGATGCAGCCTTCACCTCTGTGCACTGGAACGATGAGGGAGATACAGTGGTCATCGAGGCAGATCTCTTCCAGATAGAGGTACTCCAGCGCAGAGGCATGGACCAGATCTTTGAGACAGACAGCATCAAGAGCTTCATCCGTGAACTGAACCTGTACGGGTTCAGGAAAGTCCGCCCTTCGAGTCACTCTGCAGGGAAGAAGCTCCTG ATCTATCGAAACTCCAATTTTCAGAGAGACAAGCCTCTGCTTCTGCAGAACATCCAGAGGAGAGGCAACCCCAGAACAACTTCTCAGCCTGCCACTGGCACAACAActccaaagagaaagaaacgaGTGGTGGCAACCAGACACTCTCCTCAATTCCACCACAACGAGTTCACCCAAAAGGCTGGCAACAAAGTCCAGAAGGGGATGCCAACTGCTCGCAGAACCCCCAGCCAGTGCTCATTTGTGTTTTCTGACCTTTGGTCTGTGGGCAGTGTAGCCAAGTGGGCTGGGGGAAACCATCTCCCCAATGAGCAGGGTGGCCCCAGCAGGGCGGCTGGAGAGGGCACATCCAGCAATGCCGTATCTCTGCCCTCGGCTACTGCTGAAAGGGACAGCCCAGGGAAACTGCCCGAGAGCCCCCCAGTGTACCCAGAACACGAATCAGTGATGACTTTGTACAACACCTGTTACTCCATCCTGATGGCGGGCCTTTTAGTCATGGAACCAGATGAGGCCCCTGAAGCGGAGGATGAGCAGGGAGAATCCTCAGATTATAAGTGTGTCCTCTGTGAGCAGCTCAAGAACAAGCCCAATCCCTGA